The Sphingomonas sp. LY54 genome includes a region encoding these proteins:
- a CDS encoding response regulator, translated as MSTAAASLPHRRGNPALIAAAVTIALGSAAALLWLVGDRLFAGAFLVGLAGLGGLLLLTRRSAAPSAAAEMSPRPDTALLRAALDASPLASAITDSSDAMVAANAFYWEWFGHAVPTGFPLDDEAVEGLRRTAAAARRDGRATLARLRIDSLVLRVEVACIGLGEDHLLWTFSRAEDLDLVRQVQKQIGGEVGRRLGEAGMLAALADGEGVLIGANRAFAARAVGEADAVTIGMPLVDLIGATEDGGFHFLAEGATGTPLRIVQVPVAEGREPVMLFLMLDDSGAGLSRLGSDEGGNLNALLDFIPLGLALADMDGRFIYLNKAFRKAAGLSMEGKPAYPGDLVVDEDKAAVSESVRRFARGPTASSDMAVRLRNNPDEPVALTIAGTRGLGEAAVILSLKDNSEADRLKRQVAQATKMQAVGQLAGGVAHDFNNILTAILGYCDLMLMRHTPGDSDYDDIQQIRSNSNRAAGLTRQLLAFSRQQTLRPQVLQLPDVIAEVSNLLKRLLGETVTLQVKHGRNLGAVRADPGQLEQVIVNLAVNARDAMPGGGTLTLQTFAVSADEARKIGSDILPVAEYTALRVGDTGTGIPSGLLGKIFEPFFTTKEIGKGTGLGLSTVYGIVKQSGGFIFAESEEGQGTAFTIYLPVHHAEAAPARSLRKETAGELWGTGTILLVEDEAMVRAVAERALTRHGYTVLTAENGEAALEILAREGGVDLMISDVVMPTMDGPTTVREARKSHPDLPILFISGYAEEQLRKSIDLERVAFLAKPFSVQKLAEAARDALAAK; from the coding sequence ATGTCGACCGCCGCCGCCTCGCTGCCCCACCGCCGGGGCAATCCCGCCTTGATCGCCGCCGCGGTCACGATCGCGCTCGGCTCGGCCGCTGCCTTGCTGTGGCTGGTCGGCGACCGGCTGTTCGCGGGGGCGTTTCTCGTCGGACTGGCGGGGCTCGGCGGCCTGCTGCTGCTGACGCGGCGCTCCGCCGCTCCATCTGCGGCCGCGGAAATGTCCCCGCGCCCGGACACGGCGCTGCTGCGGGCGGCGCTCGATGCCTCTCCGCTGGCCAGCGCCATCACCGATTCGTCCGATGCGATGGTCGCGGCCAACGCTTTCTACTGGGAATGGTTCGGCCACGCCGTCCCGACCGGCTTTCCGCTCGACGACGAGGCGGTCGAAGGGCTGCGCCGGACCGCCGCGGCGGCGCGACGCGACGGACGCGCTACTCTGGCCCGGTTGCGCATCGACAGTCTCGTGCTGCGCGTCGAAGTGGCGTGCATCGGGCTAGGCGAAGACCATCTGCTGTGGACGTTCAGCCGTGCCGAGGATCTGGACCTGGTCCGGCAGGTCCAGAAACAGATTGGCGGCGAGGTCGGCCGCAGGCTCGGCGAGGCGGGCATGCTGGCCGCGCTGGCGGACGGCGAGGGCGTCCTGATCGGCGCCAACCGCGCCTTCGCTGCCCGCGCCGTCGGCGAGGCGGACGCGGTGACGATCGGGATGCCGCTGGTCGATCTGATCGGCGCCACCGAGGACGGCGGGTTCCATTTCCTCGCCGAGGGTGCGACCGGCACGCCGTTGCGCATCGTCCAGGTCCCGGTCGCGGAAGGGCGCGAACCGGTGATGCTCTTCCTGATGCTCGACGACAGCGGCGCCGGACTGTCACGGCTCGGATCGGACGAGGGCGGCAATCTCAACGCCTTGCTCGATTTTATTCCGCTCGGTCTCGCGCTGGCCGACATGGACGGCCGCTTCATCTATCTCAACAAGGCGTTCCGCAAGGCGGCGGGACTGTCGATGGAGGGCAAGCCGGCCTATCCGGGCGATCTCGTCGTCGACGAAGACAAGGCCGCGGTGTCCGAATCGGTCCGCCGCTTCGCGCGCGGGCCGACGGCGTCGTCGGACATGGCGGTGCGCCTGCGCAACAATCCCGACGAGCCGGTGGCGCTCACCATCGCCGGCACGCGCGGTCTCGGCGAAGCGGCGGTGATCCTCTCGCTCAAGGACAATAGCGAGGCCGACCGATTGAAGCGCCAGGTCGCCCAGGCGACCAAGATGCAGGCGGTCGGCCAGCTCGCCGGCGGCGTCGCCCACGACTTCAACAACATCCTGACCGCGATCCTGGGCTATTGCGACCTCATGCTGATGCGCCACACGCCCGGCGACAGCGACTATGACGACATCCAGCAGATCCGCTCCAACTCGAACCGCGCGGCCGGCCTGACGCGGCAATTGCTCGCTTTCTCGCGCCAGCAGACCTTGCGGCCGCAGGTGCTGCAGCTGCCCGACGTCATCGCCGAAGTGTCCAACCTTCTGAAGCGCCTGCTCGGGGAAACCGTGACCCTTCAGGTGAAGCACGGCCGCAACCTCGGCGCCGTCCGCGCCGACCCGGGCCAGCTCGAGCAGGTGATCGTCAACCTCGCGGTGAATGCGCGCGACGCCATGCCCGGCGGCGGCACGCTGACGCTGCAGACCTTTGCCGTATCCGCCGACGAGGCGCGCAAGATCGGCAGCGATATCCTGCCCGTCGCCGAATATACCGCGCTGCGCGTCGGCGACACCGGCACGGGCATTCCTTCCGGCCTGCTCGGCAAGATCTTCGAGCCCTTCTTCACCACCAAGGAGATCGGCAAGGGCACCGGCCTCGGCCTTTCCACGGTCTACGGCATCGTCAAGCAATCGGGCGGCTTCATCTTCGCCGAATCCGAGGAAGGGCAGGGGACGGCCTTCACCATCTACCTGCCGGTCCACCATGCCGAGGCGGCGCCGGCGCGCTCGCTCAGGAAGGAGACCGCCGGCGAGCTTTGGGGCACGGGCACGATCCTCCTGGTCGAGGACGAGGCGATGGTCCGCGCCGTCGCCGAACGCGCGCTCACCCGCCACGGCTATACCGTGCTGACCGCCGAGAATGGTGAGGCTGCGCTCGAGATCCTTGCCCGCGAAGGCGGGGTCGACCTGATGATCTCCGACGTCGTCATGCCGACGATGGATGGGCCGACGACCGTGCGCGAGGCGCGCAAAAGCCATCCCGACCTGCCGATTCTGTTCATCTCCGGCTATGCCGAGGAACAGCTGCGCAAGTCGATCGACCTCGAGCGCGTGGCCTTCCTGGCCAAGCCCTTTTCGGTCCAGAAACTCGCCGAAGCCGCGCGCGACGCACTGGCGGCGAAATAA
- the smpB gene encoding SsrA-binding protein SmpB translates to MARPRTEEFDKQKIVAENRRARYDYAIEDKYEAGIALTGTEVKSLRSGEGSIAESYAEVKGDEVWLINANIPEFSHGNRFNHEPKRPRKLLLNHRQIAKLHGAVARLGMTLVPLSVYFNSRGRAKVELALAKGRKAPDKRAHEKEKDWKREQGRLMRDRG, encoded by the coding sequence TTGGCCAGGCCGCGCACCGAAGAGTTCGACAAGCAGAAGATCGTCGCCGAGAACCGGCGCGCGCGCTACGATTATGCGATCGAGGACAAATATGAGGCGGGCATCGCGCTCACCGGGACCGAGGTGAAGTCGCTTCGCTCGGGCGAAGGCTCGATCGCCGAAAGCTATGCCGAGGTGAAGGGCGACGAGGTGTGGCTGATCAACGCCAACATCCCCGAATTCAGCCACGGCAACCGCTTCAACCACGAGCCCAAGCGGCCGCGCAAATTGCTGCTCAACCACCGCCAGATCGCCAAGCTGCACGGCGCCGTGGCGCGGCTCGGCATGACCCTGGTGCCGCTCTCGGTCTACTTCAACAGCCGCGGCCGGGCCAAGGTCGAGCTGGCGCTCGCCAAGGGCCGCAAGGCGCCCGACAAGCGTGCCCACGAGAAAGAGAAGGACTGGAAGAGGGAGCAGGGCCGCCTGATGCGCGACCGTGGCTGA
- a CDS encoding response regulator: protein MPDSRVILIVEDEPLIAMMLEDFLDSLGHKVAGICETVADALAAVDEGGFDVAIIDVHLKNGEHVWPVADRLEERNIPFILATGGHIEPPPARHADTPVLAKPYTIDAIEPALLAATKQKA from the coding sequence ATGCCTGATAGTCGCGTTATTCTCATCGTCGAAGACGAACCCCTGATCGCAATGATGCTGGAGGACTTCCTCGATTCTCTCGGGCACAAGGTGGCCGGCATCTGCGAGACGGTCGCGGACGCGCTCGCCGCGGTCGACGAGGGCGGCTTCGATGTCGCGATCATCGACGTCCATTTGAAGAATGGCGAGCATGTCTGGCCGGTCGCGGACCGGCTCGAGGAGCGGAACATCCCGTTCATCCTCGCCACCGGTGGCCATATCGAGCCGCCGCCCGCGCGGCACGCCGACACCCCGGTCCTCGCCAAGCCCTACACGATCGACGCGATCGAACCGGCCCTGCTGGCTGCCACCAAGCAAAAGGCCTGA
- a CDS encoding lytic transglycosylase domain-containing protein, which yields MMSSMHKKALSISLLLGSAAAVGAAIAPQAAVRLNAATTQATPAAVQAAPTPAPAYVPAAPAVTPRISVALDRWRSLRQTDSLPFSSYASFLISYRGWPGETAMRRTAERAINPDGTSPTEVASYFRIHPALTPTGHARHAFALLALGQVDQARTAAREAWLGGVLPVTDEQRLLGLFGAALTPADHDRRMDALLDNGDTQSAQRTLGYASPARRAVYEARIALQTRSPDAASRLGMLGSLANSDAGILMDRANWLRNGGQGAAARSLLAQPRTLATRPANAEKWYETLLTMARGAAADRNWATAYQIASQVDDAFPAGTPIIDQSAGVRDDYTSLVWLAGTTALQQLGRPADAANMFAKYARGGRSAQVTSKGMYWAGRAAQAAGQAAQANTYFAEAARYPELFYGQLALERLGRPVPAPPVALAIVPTDADRAAFQRRDLVEATRALGLLGRWDDQSLFVRTLSEQVDNDRDRALASELGRLIGRPDLGVWVARSARNDGAPFYTRGGYPEVRIPPAQTHLWSLAHGIIRQESSFDRAAVSHAGARGMMQLMPPTARETSPRVGLPYDFGRLTRDPDYNIALGSHYFQRLVDQWGGSAALAAASYNAGAGNVRKWVAANGDPRTPGVDILRWIEEIPFSETRGYVQRVLENAVVYDAMHPARAGTAPTTRLSYYLGKNGRPG from the coding sequence ATGATGTCCAGCATGCATAAAAAAGCACTGTCCATCTCGCTGCTCCTCGGTTCCGCCGCCGCAGTGGGCGCGGCGATCGCGCCGCAAGCCGCCGTCCGCCTCAATGCCGCCACCACCCAGGCCACTCCGGCCGCGGTTCAGGCGGCGCCGACGCCCGCGCCGGCCTATGTTCCCGCCGCCCCTGCGGTCACGCCGCGCATCTCGGTGGCGCTCGACCGCTGGCGCAGCCTTCGCCAGACCGACAGCCTGCCTTTCTCCTCCTACGCCTCCTTCCTCATCAGCTATCGCGGCTGGCCGGGCGAGACCGCCATGCGCCGCACCGCCGAGCGCGCGATCAATCCCGACGGCACCTCGCCGACCGAGGTCGCCTCCTATTTCCGTATCCATCCGGCGCTGACTCCCACCGGCCATGCCCGCCACGCCTTCGCTTTGCTCGCTCTGGGCCAGGTCGACCAGGCCCGCACCGCTGCCCGCGAGGCCTGGCTCGGCGGCGTGCTGCCGGTGACCGACGAGCAGCGGTTGCTCGGCCTGTTCGGCGCGGCCCTCACCCCTGCCGACCACGACCGGCGGATGGACGCCTTGCTCGACAATGGCGACACGCAGAGCGCGCAGCGCACGCTCGGCTACGCTTCCCCTGCGCGCCGCGCGGTCTACGAAGCCCGCATCGCGTTGCAGACCAGGTCGCCCGACGCCGCCAGCCGGCTCGGCATGCTGGGCAGCCTCGCCAACAGCGACGCCGGCATCCTGATGGATCGCGCCAACTGGCTCCGCAACGGCGGCCAGGGCGCTGCGGCGCGCTCGCTGCTCGCCCAGCCGCGCACGCTCGCCACCCGCCCGGCCAATGCCGAGAAATGGTACGAGACCCTGCTCACCATGGCGCGCGGCGCCGCCGCCGACCGCAATTGGGCGACCGCCTACCAGATCGCCAGCCAGGTCGACGACGCCTTCCCGGCCGGAACGCCGATCATCGACCAGTCGGCCGGCGTCCGCGACGATTATACCAGCCTCGTCTGGCTTGCCGGGACGACCGCGCTGCAGCAGCTCGGCCGCCCCGCCGACGCCGCCAATATGTTCGCCAAATATGCGCGCGGCGGCCGCTCGGCCCAGGTCACCAGCAAGGGCATGTACTGGGCCGGCCGCGCCGCCCAGGCCGCCGGCCAGGCGGCCCAGGCCAACACCTATTTCGCCGAGGCGGCGCGCTATCCCGAATTGTTCTACGGCCAGCTCGCACTCGAGCGGCTCGGTCGGCCGGTGCCGGCCCCGCCGGTCGCGCTCGCCATCGTCCCGACCGATGCCGACCGGGCCGCGTTCCAGCGCCGCGACCTCGTCGAGGCGACGCGCGCGCTGGGCCTGCTCGGCCGCTGGGACGACCAGTCCCTGTTCGTCCGCACCCTCTCCGAGCAGGTCGACAACGACCGCGACCGCGCGCTCGCGTCCGAGCTCGGCCGGCTGATCGGCCGCCCCGACCTCGGCGTGTGGGTGGCGCGCAGCGCCCGCAACGACGGCGCGCCTTTCTATACGCGCGGCGGCTATCCCGAAGTGCGGATCCCGCCGGCGCAGACCCATCTCTGGTCGCTGGCCCACGGCATCATCCGCCAGGAAAGCTCGTTCGACCGCGCCGCCGTCAGCCATGCCGGCGCCCGCGGCATGATGCAGCTGATGCCGCCGACCGCGCGCGAGACCAGCCCGCGGGTCGGTCTCCCCTACGATTTCGGGCGCCTGACCCGCGATCCGGACTATAACATCGCGCTCGGCAGCCATTATTTCCAGCGGCTGGTCGACCAGTGGGGCGGCAGCGCCGCGCTGGCCGCGGCGAGCTACAATGCCGGCGCCGGCAACGTCCGCAAATGGGTCGCCGCCAATGGCGACCCGCGCACGCCCGGCGTCGACATCCTGCGCTGGATCGAGGAGATCCCGTTCAGCGAGACCCGCGGCTACGTCCAGCGCGTGCTCGAAAATGCGGTTGTCTACGACGCGATGCACCCGGCCCGCGCCGGCACCGCGCCGACGACGCGCCTGTCTTACTATCTCGGCAAGAACGGCCGCCCGGGCTGA
- a CDS encoding polysaccharide deacetylase family protein, translating into MPEDFGRRFAIFVDTEEEFDWSCPLSREQRGTSATRGLPDMHRRLAAEGVKPVYLVDHPIATNPDSAAILRGFLDAGECTIGTHLHPWVNPPFDEDVTGPNSFAGNLPAELERAKLLQLTDAIEEAFGQRPTVYRAGRYGVGPNTAAILRDLGYRVDVSVRALFDYRREGGPDFHAMEPRPYWLGDGLLEVPLTAAYVGALRRLGSALYPAAGRVPRMHGLLSRSGLLGRVALTPEDMPLADVIDALDRLIEDGLQLFSISFHSPSAAPGHTPYVRDAAGLDHFHAWWDGIFAYFRRRGVTPASMAEIEAAAARAQPLANPPAAPLSARRSAGSGPVAQR; encoded by the coding sequence ATGCCCGAGGATTTCGGGCGCCGCTTCGCGATCTTCGTCGACACCGAGGAGGAGTTCGACTGGTCGTGCCCGCTGAGCCGCGAGCAAAGGGGCACGAGCGCGACGCGCGGCCTGCCGGACATGCACCGGCGCCTCGCTGCCGAGGGCGTGAAGCCGGTCTATCTGGTCGATCATCCGATCGCGACCAACCCGGACAGCGCGGCGATCCTGCGCGGCTTCCTCGACGCCGGCGAATGCACGATCGGCACGCATCTCCACCCCTGGGTCAACCCGCCGTTCGACGAGGACGTGACCGGCCCCAACAGCTTCGCCGGCAATCTTCCCGCCGAGCTGGAGCGCGCCAAGCTCCTGCAATTGACCGATGCGATCGAGGAAGCGTTCGGGCAGCGGCCCACCGTCTATCGCGCCGGGCGCTACGGCGTGGGGCCGAACACGGCCGCCATCCTGCGCGATCTCGGCTATCGCGTCGACGTGTCGGTGCGCGCCTTGTTTGATTACCGCCGCGAGGGCGGGCCCGATTTCCACGCCATGGAGCCGCGGCCCTACTGGCTCGGCGACGGCCTGCTCGAAGTGCCGCTGACCGCGGCCTATGTCGGTGCGCTGCGCCGGCTCGGCTCCGCGCTCTATCCGGCGGCAGGCCGCGTGCCGCGGATGCACGGCCTGCTGTCGCGGAGCGGGCTGCTCGGCCGCGTCGCGCTGACCCCCGAAGACATGCCGCTGGCCGACGTGATCGATGCACTCGACCGCCTGATTGAGGACGGGCTGCAGCTTTTCTCGATCTCGTTCCATTCGCCCTCGGCAGCGCCGGGCCACACGCCGTACGTGCGCGACGCCGCCGGGCTCGACCATTTCCACGCCTGGTGGGACGGGATCTTCGCTTACTTCCGCCGGCGCGGCGTCACTCCGGCGTCGATGGCGGAGATCGAGGCGGCGGCGGCCCGGGCGCAGCCGCTTGCCAATCCGCCCGCGGCTCCGCTATCCGCGCGGAGGAGCGCTGGATCAGGGCCTGTAGCTCAACGGTAG
- the dapA gene encoding 4-hydroxy-tetrahydrodipicolinate synthase, which produces MERISGSIPALVTPFRDEAFDEAAFRSFVEWQISEGSHGLVPCGTTGESATMSAAEQQRVISVCVEIANGRVPVIAGCGSNSTAMVKEHMKAAEGAGADAALVVLPYYNRPNQEGIYAHFAALAEASPLPIVVYNVPGRTVTDILPETLGRLAALPNMVAIKDASGNLARVSAHRLLCGPDFIQLSGNDDMALGFLAMGGAGTISVTANVAPRLFAAFHDAYLSGDRDTALEIQDRLYPLHAALFTDASPGPVKYALNRVRPEMSAELRLPMTPPSPASRKAVDAALEHAGLI; this is translated from the coding sequence ATGGAGAGGATAAGCGGGTCGATCCCGGCTCTGGTGACCCCCTTTCGCGACGAAGCGTTTGACGAGGCCGCTTTCCGCTCCTTCGTCGAGTGGCAGATAAGCGAAGGAAGTCATGGCCTTGTGCCGTGCGGCACGACCGGAGAATCGGCGACGATGTCGGCCGCCGAGCAGCAGCGCGTGATTTCCGTCTGCGTGGAGATCGCGAATGGTCGCGTTCCCGTCATCGCCGGCTGCGGATCGAACAGCACCGCGATGGTGAAGGAGCATATGAAGGCGGCCGAGGGCGCGGGCGCCGACGCGGCCCTGGTCGTGCTTCCTTATTACAACCGCCCCAATCAGGAGGGGATCTACGCCCATTTCGCGGCTCTGGCCGAGGCGTCTCCGCTGCCGATCGTCGTCTACAACGTGCCGGGCCGGACCGTGACCGACATATTGCCCGAGACATTGGGCCGGCTCGCCGCGCTCCCGAATATGGTCGCGATCAAGGATGCGAGCGGGAATCTGGCACGGGTCAGCGCGCACCGCCTCCTCTGCGGCCCGGATTTCATCCAGCTGTCCGGCAATGACGATATGGCACTGGGTTTTCTGGCGATGGGCGGGGCGGGGACGATCTCGGTGACGGCGAATGTCGCGCCACGCCTTTTCGCGGCCTTCCATGACGCCTATCTGTCGGGGGACCGCGATACGGCGCTCGAGATCCAGGACAGGCTCTATCCGCTCCATGCCGCGCTCTTCACCGATGCCTCGCCGGGCCCGGTCAAATATGCCTTGAACCGCGTCCGCCCGGAAATGTCCGCCGAGCTGCGCTTGCCAATGACTCCGCCGTCGCCGGCCAGCCGCAAGGCGGTCGACGCGGCGCTCGAACATGCAGGATTGATCTAG
- a CDS encoding DUF2062 domain-containing protein: MLERIHAWTTRNMPTRETFENIRWLRPIAHRILLPELWRFHRRSVPRGVALGVIVGVMIPVAQTVFAALLALPSRANVPVAALTTFITNPLTTPPIWIAAYWIGSYLLRLDAMTDAQPLNRHVDSQAVDWLQWLLSDAAPATALGLVVISVVGAAIGYLIASFGWRWWIGRKWRRRKARLLHA; the protein is encoded by the coding sequence ATGCTGGAGCGCATCCACGCCTGGACGACGCGCAATATGCCGACGCGCGAGACGTTCGAGAATATCCGCTGGCTGCGGCCGATCGCGCACCGGATTCTGCTGCCCGAACTGTGGCGCTTCCACCGCCGGTCGGTGCCGCGCGGAGTGGCGCTCGGCGTGATCGTCGGGGTCATGATCCCGGTCGCGCAGACCGTCTTCGCCGCCTTGCTGGCGCTGCCGAGCCGGGCGAACGTGCCCGTCGCCGCGCTCACCACCTTCATCACCAACCCGCTGACGACGCCGCCTATCTGGATCGCGGCTTATTGGATCGGCAGCTATTTGCTGCGGCTGGACGCGATGACCGACGCGCAGCCGCTCAACCGCCACGTCGATTCACAGGCGGTGGACTGGCTGCAATGGCTGCTTTCGGACGCGGCCCCGGCGACCGCATTGGGCCTCGTCGTGATCTCCGTGGTGGGCGCGGCGATCGGCTATCTGATCGCCTCGTTCGGGTGGCGCTGGTGGATCGGGCGCAAATGGCGTCGCCGCAAAGCGCGCCTGCTTCACGCCTGA
- the yaaA gene encoding peroxide stress protein YaaA, whose amino-acid sequence MLAVISPAKTLDYARPLPALTPTEPVFAEDAAALAAAAAKLSGKKLAALMRISDTLAKLNVERFRTFPDQPARPAIYAFAGDVYTGFEVRSLDEEAVLYAQDHLRILSGLYGLLRPLDAIRPYRLEMGTRWAPRKVNLYAYWDTRIAARLADDLAESGEATIINVASKEYWGAVADHLPAEARVIEIDFREEGPSGLRFNTFAAKRARGMMARYICEHRIDQAEGVKGFDSDGYAFDPANSDETRWRFTRA is encoded by the coding sequence ATGCTTGCAGTGATATCGCCCGCCAAGACGCTCGATTACGCGCGTCCCCTCCCCGCGCTGACCCCGACCGAGCCGGTTTTTGCCGAGGATGCGGCCGCCCTCGCCGCGGCCGCCGCGAAATTGTCGGGCAAGAAGCTCGCCGCTTTGATGCGCATTTCCGACACGCTGGCCAAACTCAACGTCGAGCGCTTCCGCACCTTCCCCGACCAGCCCGCCCGCCCGGCCATCTATGCCTTTGCCGGCGACGTCTATACCGGCTTCGAGGTCCGCAGCCTCGACGAGGAGGCCGTGCTCTACGCCCAGGATCATCTCCGCATCCTCTCCGGCCTCTACGGGCTGCTGCGCCCACTCGACGCGATCCGCCCCTACCGGCTCGAAATGGGCACGCGCTGGGCGCCGCGCAAAGTCAATCTCTACGCTTATTGGGACACGCGCATTGCCGCCCGCCTGGCCGATGACCTCGCGGAATCGGGCGAAGCCACCATCATCAACGTCGCCAGCAAGGAATATTGGGGCGCCGTCGCCGATCACCTGCCCGCCGAGGCCCGCGTGATCGAGATCGACTTCCGCGAGGAAGGGCCGTCCGGGCTGCGCTTCAACACGTTTGCCGCCAAGCGCGCCCGCGGCATGATGGCGCGCTACATTTGCGAGCATCGCATCGACCAGGCCGAGGGCGTCAAAGGCTTCGACAGCGACGGCTATGCCTTCGACCCTGCCAACAGCGACGAGACGCGCTGGCGCTTCACCCGCGCCTGA
- a CDS encoding HAMP domain-containing sensor histidine kinase: MSVRFDDRLATVMALPAATPGARVAKWRQLVDLLAQRRRSEPGPDIDAAFAFLREVRPEVPLALRRDIGDSLAGRLIAPDLLGFFAEDHPSVMAPLVGGARLTRDEWLALLPCLAPTARSLLRHRRDLHPDVVRALDSFGASDFVLPGTVAEAADAEPSTFSPTGEAGEAQIRDLVARIEAFRKQRGAVGPRPKPAADGSLVAMFRWETGADGVILWVEDAPRGALVGQTIAAIAEPGQPGVDGQAAGAFEKRAPFRDARFAVAGAGPAAGDWRISGVPYFDPQSGSFLGYRGSARRPRIDEVAKGQAAEAGLFGTNLPADSLRQLIHELRTPLNAIVGFAEMIDGQYMGPAASGYRARASDIMTHANRLLSAVDDLDTAARIQTSRLNLDAGPVDAVALLYRLHDAYERVAGARGSHIAIDVAEDLPPARVEASALERMFARMLAATIGLAETGETIAASLELGRFAHRTMLRLAIDRPAAIAGLAESALLDPGYSPDGDWPGAPALGLGFALRLVRNLAEAVGGALVVEEASFALYLPPVEAAERSSGQGR; the protein is encoded by the coding sequence ATGAGCGTGCGCTTCGACGACAGACTCGCGACGGTGATGGCGCTGCCCGCGGCGACGCCGGGCGCGCGCGTCGCGAAATGGCGCCAGCTCGTCGATCTGCTCGCCCAGCGCCGCCGCAGCGAGCCCGGCCCCGACATCGACGCCGCCTTCGCCTTCCTGCGCGAGGTGCGCCCGGAGGTTCCGCTCGCCTTGCGCCGCGACATCGGCGATTCGCTCGCCGGGCGGCTGATCGCGCCCGACCTGCTCGGCTTCTTCGCCGAGGATCATCCTTCGGTGATGGCGCCGCTGGTCGGCGGCGCCCGGCTCACGCGCGACGAGTGGCTGGCCCTGCTTCCGTGCCTGGCGCCGACGGCGCGCTCGCTGCTGCGCCACCGCCGCGATCTGCATCCCGACGTGGTCCGCGCGCTCGACAGTTTCGGCGCCAGCGATTTCGTACTGCCCGGCACGGTGGCCGAAGCGGCCGACGCCGAGCCGAGCACGTTCAGCCCGACCGGTGAGGCGGGCGAGGCCCAGATCCGAGACCTCGTCGCCCGCATCGAGGCCTTCCGCAAGCAGCGCGGCGCCGTCGGTCCGCGTCCCAAGCCTGCGGCGGACGGATCCTTGGTGGCCATGTTCCGCTGGGAAACCGGCGCGGACGGCGTGATCTTGTGGGTCGAGGACGCGCCGCGCGGCGCCTTGGTCGGCCAGACGATCGCCGCCATCGCCGAGCCGGGCCAGCCGGGCGTCGACGGCCAGGCCGCCGGAGCCTTCGAGAAACGGGCGCCGTTCCGCGACGCGCGTTTCGCCGTCGCGGGCGCGGGGCCGGCCGCGGGCGACTGGCGCATTTCGGGCGTGCCCTATTTCGATCCCCAGTCCGGCAGCTTCCTCGGCTATCGCGGCAGCGCGCGCCGGCCGCGGATCGACGAGGTCGCCAAGGGCCAGGCGGCGGAGGCGGGCCTGTTCGGCACCAATCTGCCGGCCGATTCGCTGCGCCAGCTGATCCACGAGCTGCGCACCCCGCTCAACGCCATCGTCGGCTTCGCCGAGATGATCGACGGCCAATATATGGGGCCGGCGGCATCGGGCTACCGCGCCCGGGCGAGCGACATCATGACCCACGCCAACCGGTTGCTGTCCGCGGTGGACGACCTCGATACCGCGGCCCGCATCCAGACCAGCCGGCTCAATCTCGATGCCGGCCCGGTCGATGCCGTCGCTCTGCTCTACCGCCTCCACGACGCCTATGAGCGCGTCGCCGGGGCGCGGGGCAGCCATATCGCCATCGATGTCGCCGAGGATCTGCCGCCGGCGCGGGTGGAGGCGAGCGCGCTCGAGCGGATGTTCGCGCGCATGCTCGCCGCCACGATCGGCCTCGCCGAGACCGGCGAGACGATCGCCGCGTCGCTCGAGCTCGGCCGCTTCGCCCACCGCACGATGCTGCGCCTCGCCATCGACCGACCGGCGGCGATCGCCGGGCTCGCCGAAAGCGCCTTGCTCGATCCCGGCTACAGCCCGGACGGCGACTGGCCGGGGGCGCCGGCGCTCGGCCTCGGCTTCGCGCTCCGCCTCGTCCGCAATCTCGCCGAGGCGGTCGGCGGCGCTTTGGTCGTCGAGGAGGCGAGCTTCGCGCTCTATCTGCCCCCGGTCGAGGCGGCCGAGCGCAGCAGCGGCCAGGGCCGGTGA